Part of the Pedobacter roseus genome is shown below.
CTGAACGGTCTACCGCGTCATGAAAGCCAAAATCTCCTACAGAAATGTAAATCCAGCCGTCAATTCCCATCCTGATGCCATTGGTGGCATGGTCAGTTCCACGTTCGCGGATATATTTTGCATTACTGATGTGTTCGATAAGCGGTTTTTCAGGGCCATCTGCTTTTCCGTCGCCATCTTTATCTTCAAAAACAACTAAATTCATGCCTGTGGCCTGTTTTGTTTCTTTAGAAAAAGTGGTATGTAATACGAAAACCTGACTTCCCTGCACAATGATACCGCGGGGATTATCTACTTCAGCAAAATCAATATGCTGGTCCATTTTGCCATCATTGTCTTTATCGATGAGTTTAAGGATATGGCCTTTGCCCGGGTCCTTACCCAGAGAGCCGATCATATCAACCCCTACATAAACCTCACCTGTTGGGGCAACGGCCAAACAAGCCGGACTCGGCGTAACATCGGGGCCAGCGAAGTTGGTTATGGTTAATTCTGATGGTGGTACAGGCTGTACCTTTGGTTCGTGAAAAAAGCTTTTTATTCCAAAAAAGAACAAAGCGAAAGAAATTAAGCTAAGAGAAAATTTGATCATTTGTGTGTTATTGTTTCTTGGTTAGTTGTGTGGTAAACATACAAAAAAATCTAAATTACCTTTTGCCACAATTTTGTGTTAATTGGATAGTGAAACTGACCAGATGTTAAAAATTAGCATTTCTTTATAAGAAAAGCAGCTAGATTGCAAAATAAACAGGGTAAACCGTAATAATCACAGGAGATTGCAGACTAAAAACCATTAAAAACAATCAATTTTAAGAAATAAGTAAATTATCGCCATTTCTATTTGGTAAACAACAGATATTTTATTATATTTACTAAATCCAACATTCATTAAATCAGTACGTTATGAAAAATATATTTTATTTCTTCCTGACTGCCCTGATCTCCTCCATTGCATTGATACTTACAAAGGATTCATTTGATCCCGAACTGGTTTACAGCACAGTGGTGTTAATATGGATTCTGTACATTTGGTACCATATTTATGCTGCTGATAAGAGGAATTACAGCGAGTAGCTTGTATCTTGATTAGATTATATATCCTGCAAAATGGTGTGGGCTGAAAGTATATTGTCTAATATTATTAATCTCATAACCCACCGGCACCTTTCGCTATAGACACAATTAGTGTTTTATCTCTGTGTGTGGACTATTTTTAACTAAATACGGCCTTTATTTAACGTTTCATGTAGTTAAATCAATAAGGAAAGTTATTACCTTCGTGGAAAACTAAAACAGGCGCGTTTACGTTTGTATTAGCAGCGGGACAAAATTGTTTCGCGAAACAAAAAAGCTTAATGAACTTGGAGTATCGACCTTGTACATGGGGTAGATAAGAGCACAAGATCATGAAATCAAAAGCAAAATTCCCATGTTTACCGGGAAACTCCTTTTACGCTGAGGTACGCCGAAGGGTAAACAACGACTTTAAGGAAAACAACAGAAGTACCAACGCCAACAAACTGATGTGGTTTAAAGCCTGTTTGTTCCTTACGGTATTTTTGGCCCTTTATTTAATGATATTGCTTTTACCTTTACATGCCCTCATCCTTACTGGCTTAACCATTTTAATGGGTGCAACCTGTGCCTTTATCGGTTTTAACATTTGTCACGATGCCATTCACGGTTCTTTTTCGAGTTCTAAACGCACCAATTCGTTTTTCAGTTTTTTGTTTAATATGGTAGGTGCAAGTCCTTACGTTTGGAACATCACCCACAATGTGGTGCACCATACTTATACCAATATTCCAGGGCATGATGAAGATATCGAAGTGGCGCCGGGACTGATCCGTATATGTAATGAAGATGAATTAAAACCACACCAGCGTTTTCAGCAATGGTATGCTTTTCCTTTGTACAGCCTTGCTTCGCTATCCTGGGTTTTCAGGAAAGATTATAAAAAGTTTTTCCAGAAAAGTGTTGGCGCTCACCAGAGCAAACACCCAAAAGTTGAATATTTTAACCTGTTTTTCTACAAATTCCTTTACTATTTCATTTTTATTGGATTACCTATACTGGTGATACCACTATTGTGGTGGCAGGTTGTTATCGGTTTTGTAATATTACACATGGCCCAGGGCTTAACAATGGGCCTTGTTTTTCAACTGGCACACGTAGTAGAAGGTACAACTTTCCCTATTACCAATGCAGAAGGCAATATGGAAGAAGCCTGGGCAGAACACCAGATGCGTACTACGGCCAACTTTGCAACAGAGTGCCGGGTTTCTGCCTTTTTTCTGGGCGGTTTAAACCGACAGATAGAACACCACCTTTTCCCTAAAATCTGCCACGTGCATTATGGAAGGATATCGGGCATTGTAAAACAAACTGCGCTTGAATTCGGGCTGCCCTATCATGAAAACACCACCTTCTTATCAGCATTGCGTTCGCACTTTAGGATATTGAAGAAGATGGGAAGGGTTGAATAGTCGAAAGTCTTTAGTCACGAGTCTTTAGTCCAAATTGATTATAGGATTAATAAAAATATCGATTCTCCAATAGAAATTGAGCTGTGAGCGGAGTCTAAGAGTATTTTAGTTAAGTGTTTGTCGTTCGGCGCTCCGAGCCAGTTAACCGATTAACCAACCTACCGTCTTTACACAAACTTAACACATCCCCCATTCCTACAAAAGGCAGATCTTTTTATCTTTAGCAATATGTATTGGTACGAAGAAGAGGTTAAGCAATTAGAACGAAAGCATCGCTTAGACCGTGAGCATGCCGGGATTATTTTCTATGGAAGTTCATCTATCCGTTTATGGAACAGCCTGGAAGATGATTTCGACTTCACCAAAGTAACCAATCTGGGGTTTGGAGGATCTACTTTAGCTGCCTGTGTATGGTTTTTCGAGAGGATTATGACCGATTACAAGCCAAAAGCCCTTATGGTTTATGCCGGTGATAACGATTTGGGCGATGGCAGAAATCCTGAAGAAATCTTTATATTTTTCCAGCAACTGATGGTAAAAGTTAACCTCAGGTTTGGAAACCTGCCCTGTTATTTTATTTCATTAAAACCAAGTATCCACCGCTGGCATATTGCCGATCAGTTTAGGTACACCAATAACCTTATTGAGAGCGAGATTATCAAACTTAATGGTAACTGGAAATTTATCGATGTATTTAAGAAAATGCTGGATAAATCGGGTTATCCGAATGCCTCACTTTACGATCACGATGGGCTGCATCTAAGCGAGGAAGGCTACCGCCTGTGGACAGAATCGGTTAAGGAAAAAATAGGTTAATCATTACTGTTAATTAATATCC
Proteins encoded:
- a CDS encoding fatty acid desaturase family protein — protein: MKSKAKFPCLPGNSFYAEVRRRVNNDFKENNRSTNANKLMWFKACLFLTVFLALYLMILLLPLHALILTGLTILMGATCAFIGFNICHDAIHGSFSSSKRTNSFFSFLFNMVGASPYVWNITHNVVHHTYTNIPGHDEDIEVAPGLIRICNEDELKPHQRFQQWYAFPLYSLASLSWVFRKDYKKFFQKSVGAHQSKHPKVEYFNLFFYKFLYYFIFIGLPILVIPLLWWQVVIGFVILHMAQGLTMGLVFQLAHVVEGTTFPITNAEGNMEEAWAEHQMRTTANFATECRVSAFFLGGLNRQIEHHLFPKICHVHYGRISGIVKQTALEFGLPYHENTTFLSALRSHFRILKKMGRVE
- a CDS encoding GDSL-type esterase/lipase family protein, with translation MYWYEEEVKQLERKHRLDREHAGIIFYGSSSIRLWNSLEDDFDFTKVTNLGFGGSTLAACVWFFERIMTDYKPKALMVYAGDNDLGDGRNPEEIFIFFQQLMVKVNLRFGNLPCYFISLKPSIHRWHIADQFRYTNNLIESEIIKLNGNWKFIDVFKKMLDKSGYPNASLYDHDGLHLSEEGYRLWTESVKEKIG